From the Hordeum vulgare subsp. vulgare unplaced genomic scaffold, MorexV3_pseudomolecules_assembly, whole genome shotgun sequence genome, one window contains:
- the LOC123423414 gene encoding photosystem I P700 chlorophyll a apoprotein A1, which translates to MIIRSPEPEVKIVVDRDPVKTSFEEWARPGHFSRTLAKGPDTTTWIWNLHADAHDFDSHTGDLEEISRKVFSAHFGQLSIIFLWLSGMYFHGARFSNYEAWLSDPTHIGPSAQVVWPIVGQEILNGDVGGGFRGIQITSGFFQLWRASGITSELQLYCTAIGALVFAALMLFAGWFHYHKAAPKLAWFQDVESMLNHHLAGLLGLGSLSWAGHQIHVSLPINQFLDAGVDPKEIPLPHEFILNRDLLAQLYPSFAEGATPFFTLNWSKYAEFLTFRGGLDPVTGGLWLTDIAHHHLAIAILFLIAGHMYRTNWGIGHGLKDILEAHKGPFTGQGHKGLYEILTTSWHAQLSLNLAMLGSTTIVVAHHMYSMPPYPYLATDYGTQLSLFTHHMWIGGFLIVGAAAHAAIFMVRDYDPTTRYNDLLDRVLRHRDAIISHLNWVCIFLGFHSFGLYIHNDTMSALGRPQDMFSDTAIQLQPIFAQWVQNIHATAPGVTAPGATTSTSLTWGGGELVAVGGKVALLPIPLGTADFLVHHIHAFTIHVTVLILLKGVLFARSSRLIPDKANLGFRFPCDGPGRGGTCQVSAWDHVFLGLFWMYNAISVVIFHFSWKMQSDVWGTISDQGVVTHITGGNFAQSSITINGWLRDFLWAQASQVIQSYGSSLSAYGLFFLGAHFVWAFSLMFLFSGRGYWQELIESIVWAHNKLKVAPATQPRALSIIQGRAVGVTHYLLGGIATTWAFFLARIIAVG; encoded by the coding sequence ATGATTATTCGTTCGCCGGAACCAGAAGTAAAAATTGTTGTGGATAGGGATCCTGTAAAAACATCTTTTGAGGAATGGGCGAGACCCGGCCATTTCTCAAGAACACTAGCTAAGGGCCCTGATACTACCACTTGGATCTGGAACCTACATGCTGATGCTCACGATTTCGATAGTCATACTGGTGATTTGGAGGAGATTTCTAGAAAAGTTTTTAGTGCTCATTTCGGGCAACTTTCCATTATCTTTCTTTGGTTGAGTGGCATGTACTTTCATGGTGCCCGTTTTTCCAATTATGAAGCATGGCTAAGTGATCCTACTCACATTGGACCCAGTGCTCAGGTAGTTTGGCCTATAGTAGGGCAAGAAATATTGAATGGTGATGTAGGTGGGGGTTTCCGAGGAATCCAAATAACCTCTGGTTTTTTTCAGCTTTGGCGAGCATCTGGAATAACTAGTGAATTACAACTCTATTGTACTGCAATTGGTGCATTGGTTTTTGCAGCGTTAATGCTTTTTGCTGGTTGGTTCCATTATCACAAAGCCGCTCCCAAATTGGCCTGGTTCCAAGATGTAGAATCCATGTTGAATCACCACTTAGCGGGATTATTAGGACTTGGGTCTCTTTCTTGGGCGGGACACCAAATTCATGTATCTTTACCAATTAACCAATTTCTTGACGCTGGGGTGGATCCTAAAGAGATACCACTTCCTCATGAATTTATCTTGAATCGGGACCTTTTGGCTCAACTTTATCCTAGTTTTGCCGAAGGAGCAACCCCTTTTTTCACTTTAAATTGGTCCAAATACGCAGAATTTCTGACTTTTCGTGGAGGACTAGATCCAGTAACCGGTGGTCTCTGGCTGACCGATATTGCACACCATCATTTAGCTATTGCTATTCTTTTCCTAATCGCAGGTCATATGTATAGGACCAACTGGGGTATTGGCCATGGACTTAAAGATATTTTGGAGGCTCACAAGGGCCCATTTACAGGACAAGGCCATAAGGGTCTTTATGAAATCTTAACAACGTCATGGCATGCTCAATTATCTCTTAACCTAGCTATGCTAGGCTCTACAACCATTGTTGTAGCTCATCATATGTATTCTATGCCTCCCTATCCATACCTAGCTACTGACTATGGTACACAACTTTCCTTGTTCACACACCACATGTGGATTGGCGGATTTCTAATAGTCGGTGCTGCTGCACATGCAGCAATTTTTATGGTAAGAGACTATGATCCAACTACTCGATACAACGATCTATTAGATCGCGTCCTTAGACACCGCGATGCAATCATATCCCACCTTAACTGGGTATGTATATTTCTAGGTTTTCACAGTTTTGGCTTGTACATTCATAATGATACCATGAGTGCTTTAGGCCGTCCACAAGATATGTTTTCGGATACCGCCATACAATTACAACCTATCTTTGCTCAATGGGTACAAAATATCCATGCTACTGCGCCTGGCGTAACAGCTCCTGGTgcaacaacaagtactagcttaaCGTGGGGAGGCGGCGAGTTAGTAGCAGTAGGTGGCAAAGTGGCTTTGTTACCGATTCCATTAGGAACCGCAGATTTTTTAGTCCATCACATTCATGCATTTACCATACATGTGACTGTATTAATACTTTTGAAAGGTGTTTTATTTGCTCGGAGTTCCCGTTTGATACCCGATAAAGCAAATCTAGGTTTTCGCTTTCCTTGCGATGGGCCTGGCCGAGGGggaacatgtcaagtatctgcttGGGATCATGTTTTCTTAGGTTTATTCTGGATGTACAATGCAATTTCGGTAGTCATTTTCCATTTCAGTTGGAAAATGCAGTCGGatgtttggggtaccataagtgaTCAAGGGGTGGTAACTCATATTACAGGGGGAAACTTTGCACAGAGTTCCATTACGATTAATGGGTGGCTTCGAGATTTCTTGTGGGCACAGGCATCGCAAGTCATTCAGTCTTATGGTTCTTCATTATCTGCATATGGTCTTTTTTTCTTAGGTGCTCATTTTGTCTGGGCCTTCAGTTTAATGTTTTTATTCAGCGGCCGTGGTTATTGGCAAGAACTCATTGAATCTATCGTTTGGGCTCATAACAaattaaaagttgctcctgctacTCAGCCTAGAGCCTTGAGCATTATACAAGGACGTGCTGTAGGAGTAACCCATTACCTTCTGGGTGGAATTGCCACGACATGGGCATTCTTCTTAGCGAGAATTATTGCAGTAGGATAG